A stretch of the Vigna radiata var. radiata cultivar VC1973A chromosome 7, Vradiata_ver6, whole genome shotgun sequence genome encodes the following:
- the LOC106769295 gene encoding pentatricopeptide repeat-containing protein At2g37230 isoform X2, producing MALISNSKLLRWRPVLQPNPFSTSSTAEVLSDPEPSHGSPQPESQSVPPRENNLELVICRMMANRAWTTRLQNSIRSLVPRFDPSLVYNVLHGAASPEHALQFYRWVERAGLFAHTADTTLKIVQILGRYSKLNHARCILLDNKRIGEVATEDAFVSLIDSYGRAGIVQESVKLFQKMKELGVDRTVKSYDALFKVILRRGRYMMAKRYYNAMLREGVEPTRHTYNILLWGMFLSLRLDTAVRFYEEMKSRGILPDVVTYNTLINGYFRFKKVEDAEKLFVEMKERDIAPNVISFTTMLKGYVAAGRIDDAMKVFEDMKDCGIKPNSVTFSTLLPGLCDAEKTEEARDVLGEMVDRYITPKDNSVFMKLLGVQSKSGNLDAAADVLKAMIRLSIPTEAGHYGVLIESFCKANEYDKAEKLLDKLIEKEIVLRPQNAFEMEAGAYNLMIEYLCDHGRTNKAEMFFRQLLKKGVQDSVAFNSLIRGHSKEGNPDSAFEIIKIMGRKGVPRDADSYRLLIESYLRKGEPADAKTALDSMLESGHHPESSVYRLVMESLFDDGRVQTASRVMKSMVEKGVKEHMDLVSKILEALLMRGHVEEALGRIDLLMHNGCEPDFDHLLSVLCEKEKTIAALKLLDFVLERDCIIDFSIYDKVLDALLAAGKTLNAYSILCKILEKRGSTDWRSREELIKSLNQEGNTKQADILSRMFKGTDGGLVNREGKRKDSSSVMLNQFHFQSHLSSAYASEC from the exons ATGGCTCTGATTTCTAATTCCAAGCTTCTCCGATGGAGACCCGTTCTCCAACCAAACCCTTTCTCCACCTCCTCCACCGCCGAAGTTCTCTCCGACCCGGAACCCTCTCACGGGTCACCCCAACCTGAATCTCAATCCGTTCCCCCTCGCGAGAACAATCTCGAACTCGTCATTTGCCGAATGATGGCGAACCGCGCCTGGACCACCCGCTTGCAGAACTCGATCCGCTCCCTTGTCCCGCGCTTCGATCCTTCTCTCGTTTACAACGTCCTCCATGGCGCCGCCTCGCCGGAGCACGCGCTCCAATTCTACCGCTGGGTTGAACGCGCAGGTCTCTTCGCTCACACCGCTGACACCACCCTCAAGATCGTCCAAATCCTCGGCCGCTACTCCAAACTCAACCACGCTCGTTGCATCCTCCTCGACAACAAGCGCATTGGCGAGGTCGCCACCGAGGACGCATTTGTCTCCCTCATCGACAGCTACGGCCGCGCCGGGATCGTGCAGGAGTCCGTGAAGCTCTTCCAGAAGATGAAGGAGCTTGGCGTAGATCGCACCGTTAAGTCCTACGACGCGCTCTTCAAGGTCATTCTCCGTCGCGGACGCTACATGATGGCCAAGAGGTACTACAACGCGATGCTGCGGGAGGGCGTGGAGCCCACGCGCCATACTTATAATATTCTGCTCTGGGGTATGTTTTTGTCGTTGAGATTGGACACTGCTGTTAGGTTTTATGAGGAAATGAAGAGTAGGGGTATTTTGCCTGATGTTGTGACTTATAACACTTTGATTAATGGATATTTTCGGTTTAAGAAGGTGGAGGATGCTGAGAAGTTGTTTGTGGAAATGAAGGAGAGGGACATTGCCCCCAATGTGATTAGTTTTACCACCATGTTGAAAGGGTATGTTGCAGCGGGGAGGATTGATGATGCCATGAAGGTTTTTGAGGATATGAAGGACTGTGGGATTAAGCCGAATTCAGTCACGTTCTCCACACTGTTGCCGGGGCTGTGTGATGCTGAAAAGACGGAGGAGGCGAGGGATGTTTTGGGGGAGATGGTGGACAGGTACATTACGCCGAAGGATAATTCTGTGTTTATGAAGCTGCTGGGTGTTCAGAGCAAGTCTGGGAATTTGGATGCGGCTGCAGATGTGCTGAAGGCGATGATTAGGCTGAGCATTCCCACCGAGGCTGGCCACTATGGTGTGTTGATTGAGAGTTTTTGCAAGGCGAATGAGTACGACAAGGCGGAGAAGTTGTTGGATAAGTTGATTGAGAAGGAAATTGTGTTGCGGCCGCAAAATGCCTTTGAAATGGAGGCTGGTGCTTATAATTTGATGATCGAGTATCTGTGTGATCATGGGCGGACTAATAAGGCAGAAATGTTCTTCCGTCAGTTATTGAAAAAGGGTGTGCAGGATTCGGTTGCATTTAATAGTTTGATCCGGGGACATTCGAAGGAAGGCAACCCGGATTCTGCCTTTGAGATTATAAAGATCATGGGAAGGAAAGGGGTTCCCAGAGATGCCGATTCTTACAGGTTGCTTATCGAGAGTTATTTAAGAAAGGGAGAGCCTGCTGATGCTAAAACAGCTTTGGATAGCATGCTTGAGAGTGGGCATCATCCAGAATCGTCAGTGTACAGGTTGGTTATGGAGAGTTTGTTTGATGATGGCAGGGTTCAAACTGCAAGCAGAGTAATGAAGAGTATGGTGGAGAAGGGGGTGAAGGAGCATATGGACTTGGTTTCTAAGATATTGGAGGCCCTTCTAATGAGAGGTCATGTGGAAGAAGCTTTGGGAAGAATCGATTTGCTTATGCATAATGGTTGTGAGCCAGATTTTGACCACCTTTTATCTGTTCTTTGTGAGAAAGAAAAGACAATTGCTGCTCTCAAACTGTTAGATTTTGTTCTTGAGAGAGACTGTATCATAGATTTTTCAATATATGATAAGGTTTTGGATGCTCTCTTAGCAGCAGGGAAGACCCTCAATGCGTATTCCATTTTATGTAAAATTCTGGAGAAAAGAGGTTCAACAGATTGGAGAAGCCGTGAAGAGCTGATCAAGAGCCTCAATCAGGAGGGGAACACTAAGCAAGCAGATATTTTGTCGAGGATGTTCAAGGGAACAGATGGAGGACTTGTGAATagagaaggaaagagaaaag ATTCCTCTTCTGTGATGTTGAATCAATTCCACTTCCAATCACATCTGTCATCGGCCTATGCTTCCGAGTGCTGA
- the LOC106769295 gene encoding pentatricopeptide repeat-containing protein At2g37230 isoform X1, with translation MALISNSKLLRWRPVLQPNPFSTSSTAEVLSDPEPSHGSPQPESQSVPPRENNLELVICRMMANRAWTTRLQNSIRSLVPRFDPSLVYNVLHGAASPEHALQFYRWVERAGLFAHTADTTLKIVQILGRYSKLNHARCILLDNKRIGEVATEDAFVSLIDSYGRAGIVQESVKLFQKMKELGVDRTVKSYDALFKVILRRGRYMMAKRYYNAMLREGVEPTRHTYNILLWGMFLSLRLDTAVRFYEEMKSRGILPDVVTYNTLINGYFRFKKVEDAEKLFVEMKERDIAPNVISFTTMLKGYVAAGRIDDAMKVFEDMKDCGIKPNSVTFSTLLPGLCDAEKTEEARDVLGEMVDRYITPKDNSVFMKLLGVQSKSGNLDAAADVLKAMIRLSIPTEAGHYGVLIESFCKANEYDKAEKLLDKLIEKEIVLRPQNAFEMEAGAYNLMIEYLCDHGRTNKAEMFFRQLLKKGVQDSVAFNSLIRGHSKEGNPDSAFEIIKIMGRKGVPRDADSYRLLIESYLRKGEPADAKTALDSMLESGHHPESSVYRLVMESLFDDGRVQTASRVMKSMVEKGVKEHMDLVSKILEALLMRGHVEEALGRIDLLMHNGCEPDFDHLLSVLCEKEKTIAALKLLDFVLERDCIIDFSIYDKVLDALLAAGKTLNAYSILCKILEKRGSTDWRSREELIKSLNQEGNTKQADILSRMFKGTDGGLVNREGKRKGISMNWMKEVEVARSWTQKKWKKGTKEEPQPPLSANFTAERWS, from the coding sequence ATGGCTCTGATTTCTAATTCCAAGCTTCTCCGATGGAGACCCGTTCTCCAACCAAACCCTTTCTCCACCTCCTCCACCGCCGAAGTTCTCTCCGACCCGGAACCCTCTCACGGGTCACCCCAACCTGAATCTCAATCCGTTCCCCCTCGCGAGAACAATCTCGAACTCGTCATTTGCCGAATGATGGCGAACCGCGCCTGGACCACCCGCTTGCAGAACTCGATCCGCTCCCTTGTCCCGCGCTTCGATCCTTCTCTCGTTTACAACGTCCTCCATGGCGCCGCCTCGCCGGAGCACGCGCTCCAATTCTACCGCTGGGTTGAACGCGCAGGTCTCTTCGCTCACACCGCTGACACCACCCTCAAGATCGTCCAAATCCTCGGCCGCTACTCCAAACTCAACCACGCTCGTTGCATCCTCCTCGACAACAAGCGCATTGGCGAGGTCGCCACCGAGGACGCATTTGTCTCCCTCATCGACAGCTACGGCCGCGCCGGGATCGTGCAGGAGTCCGTGAAGCTCTTCCAGAAGATGAAGGAGCTTGGCGTAGATCGCACCGTTAAGTCCTACGACGCGCTCTTCAAGGTCATTCTCCGTCGCGGACGCTACATGATGGCCAAGAGGTACTACAACGCGATGCTGCGGGAGGGCGTGGAGCCCACGCGCCATACTTATAATATTCTGCTCTGGGGTATGTTTTTGTCGTTGAGATTGGACACTGCTGTTAGGTTTTATGAGGAAATGAAGAGTAGGGGTATTTTGCCTGATGTTGTGACTTATAACACTTTGATTAATGGATATTTTCGGTTTAAGAAGGTGGAGGATGCTGAGAAGTTGTTTGTGGAAATGAAGGAGAGGGACATTGCCCCCAATGTGATTAGTTTTACCACCATGTTGAAAGGGTATGTTGCAGCGGGGAGGATTGATGATGCCATGAAGGTTTTTGAGGATATGAAGGACTGTGGGATTAAGCCGAATTCAGTCACGTTCTCCACACTGTTGCCGGGGCTGTGTGATGCTGAAAAGACGGAGGAGGCGAGGGATGTTTTGGGGGAGATGGTGGACAGGTACATTACGCCGAAGGATAATTCTGTGTTTATGAAGCTGCTGGGTGTTCAGAGCAAGTCTGGGAATTTGGATGCGGCTGCAGATGTGCTGAAGGCGATGATTAGGCTGAGCATTCCCACCGAGGCTGGCCACTATGGTGTGTTGATTGAGAGTTTTTGCAAGGCGAATGAGTACGACAAGGCGGAGAAGTTGTTGGATAAGTTGATTGAGAAGGAAATTGTGTTGCGGCCGCAAAATGCCTTTGAAATGGAGGCTGGTGCTTATAATTTGATGATCGAGTATCTGTGTGATCATGGGCGGACTAATAAGGCAGAAATGTTCTTCCGTCAGTTATTGAAAAAGGGTGTGCAGGATTCGGTTGCATTTAATAGTTTGATCCGGGGACATTCGAAGGAAGGCAACCCGGATTCTGCCTTTGAGATTATAAAGATCATGGGAAGGAAAGGGGTTCCCAGAGATGCCGATTCTTACAGGTTGCTTATCGAGAGTTATTTAAGAAAGGGAGAGCCTGCTGATGCTAAAACAGCTTTGGATAGCATGCTTGAGAGTGGGCATCATCCAGAATCGTCAGTGTACAGGTTGGTTATGGAGAGTTTGTTTGATGATGGCAGGGTTCAAACTGCAAGCAGAGTAATGAAGAGTATGGTGGAGAAGGGGGTGAAGGAGCATATGGACTTGGTTTCTAAGATATTGGAGGCCCTTCTAATGAGAGGTCATGTGGAAGAAGCTTTGGGAAGAATCGATTTGCTTATGCATAATGGTTGTGAGCCAGATTTTGACCACCTTTTATCTGTTCTTTGTGAGAAAGAAAAGACAATTGCTGCTCTCAAACTGTTAGATTTTGTTCTTGAGAGAGACTGTATCATAGATTTTTCAATATATGATAAGGTTTTGGATGCTCTCTTAGCAGCAGGGAAGACCCTCAATGCGTATTCCATTTTATGTAAAATTCTGGAGAAAAGAGGTTCAACAGATTGGAGAAGCCGTGAAGAGCTGATCAAGAGCCTCAATCAGGAGGGGAACACTAAGCAAGCAGATATTTTGTCGAGGATGTTCAAGGGAACAGATGGAGGACTTGTGAATagagaaggaaagagaaaag
- the LOC106769295 gene encoding pentatricopeptide repeat-containing protein At2g37230 isoform X3, translating into MALISNSKLLRWRPVLQPNPFSTSSTAEVLSDPEPSHGSPQPESQSVPPRENNLELVICRMMANRAWTTRLQNSIRSLVPRFDPSLVYNVLHGAASPEHALQFYRWVERAGLFAHTADTTLKIVQILGRYSKLNHARCILLDNKRIGEVATEDAFVSLIDSYGRAGIVQESVKLFQKMKELGVDRTVKSYDALFKVILRRGRYMMAKRYYNAMLREGVEPTRHTYNILLWGMFLSLRLDTAVRFYEEMKSRGILPDVVTYNTLINGYFRFKKVEDAEKLFVEMKERDIAPNVISFTTMLKGYVAAGRIDDAMKVFEDMKDCGIKPNSVTFSTLLPGLCDAEKTEEARDVLGEMVDRYITPKDNSVFMKLLGVQSKSGNLDAAADVLKAMIRLSIPTEAGHYGVLIESFCKANEYDKAEKLLDKLIEKEIVLRPQNAFEMEAGAYNLMIEYLCDHGRTNKAEMFFRQLLKKGVQDSVAFNSLIRGHSKEGNPDSAFEIIKIMGRKGVPRDADSYRLLIESYLRKGEPADAKTALDSMLESGHHPESSVYRLVMESLFDDGRVQTASRVMKSMVEKGVKEHMDLVSKILEALLMRGHVEEALGRIDLLMHNGCEPDFDHLLSVLCEKEKTIAALKLLDFVLERDCIIDFSIYDKVLDALLAAGKTLNAYSILCKILEKRGSTDWRSREELIKSLNQEGNTKQADILSRMFKGTDGGLVNREGKRKGSKKMWMQRN; encoded by the exons ATGGCTCTGATTTCTAATTCCAAGCTTCTCCGATGGAGACCCGTTCTCCAACCAAACCCTTTCTCCACCTCCTCCACCGCCGAAGTTCTCTCCGACCCGGAACCCTCTCACGGGTCACCCCAACCTGAATCTCAATCCGTTCCCCCTCGCGAGAACAATCTCGAACTCGTCATTTGCCGAATGATGGCGAACCGCGCCTGGACCACCCGCTTGCAGAACTCGATCCGCTCCCTTGTCCCGCGCTTCGATCCTTCTCTCGTTTACAACGTCCTCCATGGCGCCGCCTCGCCGGAGCACGCGCTCCAATTCTACCGCTGGGTTGAACGCGCAGGTCTCTTCGCTCACACCGCTGACACCACCCTCAAGATCGTCCAAATCCTCGGCCGCTACTCCAAACTCAACCACGCTCGTTGCATCCTCCTCGACAACAAGCGCATTGGCGAGGTCGCCACCGAGGACGCATTTGTCTCCCTCATCGACAGCTACGGCCGCGCCGGGATCGTGCAGGAGTCCGTGAAGCTCTTCCAGAAGATGAAGGAGCTTGGCGTAGATCGCACCGTTAAGTCCTACGACGCGCTCTTCAAGGTCATTCTCCGTCGCGGACGCTACATGATGGCCAAGAGGTACTACAACGCGATGCTGCGGGAGGGCGTGGAGCCCACGCGCCATACTTATAATATTCTGCTCTGGGGTATGTTTTTGTCGTTGAGATTGGACACTGCTGTTAGGTTTTATGAGGAAATGAAGAGTAGGGGTATTTTGCCTGATGTTGTGACTTATAACACTTTGATTAATGGATATTTTCGGTTTAAGAAGGTGGAGGATGCTGAGAAGTTGTTTGTGGAAATGAAGGAGAGGGACATTGCCCCCAATGTGATTAGTTTTACCACCATGTTGAAAGGGTATGTTGCAGCGGGGAGGATTGATGATGCCATGAAGGTTTTTGAGGATATGAAGGACTGTGGGATTAAGCCGAATTCAGTCACGTTCTCCACACTGTTGCCGGGGCTGTGTGATGCTGAAAAGACGGAGGAGGCGAGGGATGTTTTGGGGGAGATGGTGGACAGGTACATTACGCCGAAGGATAATTCTGTGTTTATGAAGCTGCTGGGTGTTCAGAGCAAGTCTGGGAATTTGGATGCGGCTGCAGATGTGCTGAAGGCGATGATTAGGCTGAGCATTCCCACCGAGGCTGGCCACTATGGTGTGTTGATTGAGAGTTTTTGCAAGGCGAATGAGTACGACAAGGCGGAGAAGTTGTTGGATAAGTTGATTGAGAAGGAAATTGTGTTGCGGCCGCAAAATGCCTTTGAAATGGAGGCTGGTGCTTATAATTTGATGATCGAGTATCTGTGTGATCATGGGCGGACTAATAAGGCAGAAATGTTCTTCCGTCAGTTATTGAAAAAGGGTGTGCAGGATTCGGTTGCATTTAATAGTTTGATCCGGGGACATTCGAAGGAAGGCAACCCGGATTCTGCCTTTGAGATTATAAAGATCATGGGAAGGAAAGGGGTTCCCAGAGATGCCGATTCTTACAGGTTGCTTATCGAGAGTTATTTAAGAAAGGGAGAGCCTGCTGATGCTAAAACAGCTTTGGATAGCATGCTTGAGAGTGGGCATCATCCAGAATCGTCAGTGTACAGGTTGGTTATGGAGAGTTTGTTTGATGATGGCAGGGTTCAAACTGCAAGCAGAGTAATGAAGAGTATGGTGGAGAAGGGGGTGAAGGAGCATATGGACTTGGTTTCTAAGATATTGGAGGCCCTTCTAATGAGAGGTCATGTGGAAGAAGCTTTGGGAAGAATCGATTTGCTTATGCATAATGGTTGTGAGCCAGATTTTGACCACCTTTTATCTGTTCTTTGTGAGAAAGAAAAGACAATTGCTGCTCTCAAACTGTTAGATTTTGTTCTTGAGAGAGACTGTATCATAGATTTTTCAATATATGATAAGGTTTTGGATGCTCTCTTAGCAGCAGGGAAGACCCTCAATGCGTATTCCATTTTATGTAAAATTCTGGAGAAAAGAGGTTCAACAGATTGGAGAAGCCGTGAAGAGCTGATCAAGAGCCTCAATCAGGAGGGGAACACTAAGCAAGCAGATATTTTGTCGAGGATGTTCAAGGGAACAGATGGAGGACTTGTGAATagagaaggaaagagaaaag GTTCTAAGAAAATGTGGATGCAGAG